One window of Nicotiana tomentosiformis chromosome 11, ASM39032v3, whole genome shotgun sequence genomic DNA carries:
- the LOC104103467 gene encoding dicarboxylate transporter 1, chloroplastic — MASLALTSAVNLRLRPTPSQKSHLFSPQSLQSTQISKKTPSFLTSSFKNPLNLEKSLNLGKRSNLDKPRSVIIKASASTTPSAIVPPQQPWQGAAIKPLIASIATGIILWFIPAPAGVTKNAWQLLAIFLATIVGIITQPLPLGAVALMGLGACVLTKTLTFAAAFSAFGDPIPWLIALAFFFARGFIKTGLGNRIAYQFVSLFGSSSLGLGYSLVFSEALLAPAIPSVSARAGGIFLPLVKSLCVACGSNVGDGTEHKLGSWLMLTCFQTSVISSSMFLTAMAANPLSANLTLSTINQTIGWMDWAKAAIVPGLVSLIVVPLLLYIIYPPTVKSSPDAPRLAKEKLEKMGPMSKNEIIMAGTLLLTVGLWIFGSTLKVDAVTAAILGLSVLLITGVVTWKECLGEAVAWDTLTWFAALIAMAGYLNKYGLISWFSETVVKVVGGLGLSWQLSFGILVLLYFYSHYFFASGAAHIGAMFTAFLSVASALGTPPYLGALVLSFLSNLMGGITHYGIGSAPVFYGANYVPLAKWWGYGFVISIVNLIIWLGVGGIWWKAIGLW, encoded by the exons ATGGCGTCTTTGGCCCTCACCTCCGCCGTCAACCTCCGTCTCCGGCCAACCCCATCTCAAAAATCACACCTTTTTTCTCCCCAATCCCTACAATCCACTCAAATATCAAAAAAGACCCCATCTTTTTTGACTTCTTCATTCAAGAACCCCTTAAATCTTGAAAAAAGCTTGAATCTTGGAAAAAGATCGAATCTTGACAAACCCAGAAGTGTAATTATAAAAGCTTCAGCTTCTACTACTCCTTCAGCTATAGTTCCACCGCAGCAACCATGGCAAGGTGCAGCAATAAAGCCATTAATTGCATCCATAGCCACTGGAATTATCCTCTGGTTTATTCCTGCACCTGCTGGTGTTACTAAAAATGCATGGCAATTATTAGCCATATTTTTAGCTACAATTGTTGGGATTATAACTCAACCTTTACCTCTTGGTGCTGTTGCACTTATGGGACTTGGTGCTTGTGTTTTAACTAAAACACTTACTTTTGCAGCTGCATTTTCAGCTTTTGGTGATCCAATTCCATGGTTAATTGCACTTGCATTTTTCTTTGCAAGAGGTTTTATTAAAACTGGATTAGGGAATAGAATTGCTTATCAGTTTGTTTCATTGTTTGGTAGTAGTTCATTGGGTTTAGGTTATAGTTTGGTTTTTAGTGAAGCCCTTTTAGCTCCTGCTATTCCTTCAGTTTCAGCTAGAGCTGGTGGGATTTTCTTGCCTTTGGTAAAATCACTTTGTGTAGCTTGTGGAAGTAATGTAGGTGATGGAACTGAACACAAGTTAGGATCTTGGTTAATGTTGACTTGTTTTCAAACTTCTGTTATTTCATCATCCATGTTCTTGACAGCTATGGCTGCTAATCCTTTGAGTGCAAATTTGACACTTAGTACAATTAATCAAACAATTGGGTGGATGGATTGGGCTAAAGCAGCTATAGTTCCTGGTTTAGTGTCTTTGATTGTGGTTCCATTGCTTTTGTATATAATTTATCCGCCTACTGTGAAGAGTAGTCCGGATGCACCTAGGTTGGCTAAGGAGAAGTTGGAGAAAATGGGGCCAATGTCTAAGAATGAGATAATTATGGCTGGAACTCTGCTTCTTACG GTTGGTCTTTGGATATTTGGTAGCACATTAAAGGTTGATGCTGTTACTGCAGCAATTCTTGGACTATCTGTACTCCTTATCACCGGGGTTGTCACATGGAAAGAATGTTTGGGTGAGGCAGTTGCTTGGGACACTCTTACTTGGTTTGCTGCACTAATTGCGATGGCTGGTTATCTGAACAAATATGGTCTCATCTCTTGGTTTAGTGAAACTGTGGTCAAG GTTGTCGGTGGATTAGGACTTTCGTGGCAGTTGTCATTCGGAATTCTTGTTCTTCTGTACTTCTACTCTCACTACTTCTTCGCAAGTGGAGCTGCTCATATCGGAGCAATGTTCACAGCATTCTTATCCGTTGCTAGTGCACTAGGTACTCCCCCATACTTGGGAGCGTTGGTGCTCTCTTTCCTCTCAAACCTTATGGGTGGCATTACTCACTATGGAATCGGATCAGCACCTGTATTCTACGGTGCAAACTATGTCCCCCTCGCAAAATGGTGGGGATACGGGTTTGTAATTTCCATCGTCAACCTTATAATCTGGCTTGGAGTCGGCGGAATTTGGTGGAAGGCCATTGGCTTGTGGTAG
- the LOC104103466 gene encoding transcription factor MYB46-like codes for MRKPEFSSSSSGKNGTNSNNNNNNANVKLRKGLWSPEEDEKLMHYMLTNGQGCWSDVARNAGLQRCGKSCRLRWINYLRPDLKRGAFSPQEEELIIHLHSLLGNRWSQIAGRLPGRTDNEIKNFWNSTLKKRLKNSSSSSTPSPNASDSSSEPCKDLNMGINQGFMSMEKHNLMAMYMDSTSSSSSSMALNTIIDPLPTLEHSLMNMPSRFGAPSYLTTQPCMVQGGNVTNGSLFYGNNHGIFGGNLGIEGEIYVPPLESVSIEYQNVEGGNLVERSSQNNNPNNNNMTNLTSHFNSSSNIKVENFGGIGNYWEGDDLKVGEWDLEELMKDVSPFPFLDFQVE; via the exons ATGAGGAAGCCTGAGTTCTCTTCTTCCTCCTCAGGCAAGAACGGGAcgaacagtaacaacaacaacaacaacgcgAACGTGAAGTTGAGGAAAGGGTTATGGTCACCAGAGGAAGATGAGAAGCTGATGCATTATATGTTGACAAATGGACAAGGGTGTTGGAGTGATGTAGCAAGAAATGCAGGATTACAAAGGTGTGGGAAGAGTTGTAGGCTAAGGTGGATTAATTATTTGAGGCCTGATCTTAAAAGAGGTGCTTTTTCACCTCAAGAAGAAGAACTTATTATCCATTTACATTCCCTTCTTGGGAACAG GTGGTCACAAATAGCTGGACGTTTGCCAGGACGTACTGATAATGAAATCAAGAATTTCTGGAATTCGACATTGAAAAAGAGGCTAAAgaattcatcttcttcttctacaCCATCACCAAATGCAAGTGATTCATCCTCAGAACCCTGCAAAGATCTCAACATGGGAATCAATCAAGGGTTCATGTCAATGGAAAAACATAACCTAATGGCCATGTACATGGACTCAACGTCGTCTTCTTCCTCATCGATGGCCCTAAACACCATTATCGATCCTTTGCCAACGCTCGAGCACAGTCTAATGAACATGCCTAGTAGATTTGGTGCACCTTCATACTTGACTACACAACCATGCATGGTACAAGGAGGGAATGTGACTAATGGAAGTCTTTTTTATGGGAATAATCATGGGATATTTGGAGGAAATCTTGGAATTGAAGGAGAGATCTATGTTCCACCATTGGAGAGTGTAAGTATTGAGTATCAAAATGTTGAAGGTGGGAATTTAGTTGAAAGGAGCAGCCAAAACAATAACCCTAATAATAACAATATGACCAACTTGACTAGCCATTTCAATAGTAGTAGTAATATCAAAGTAGAGAATTTTGGAGGGATAGGGAATTATTGGGAAGGAGATGATCTAAAAGTGGGAGAGTGGGACTTGGAGGAATTGATGAAAGATGTTTCACCTTTCCCTTTTCTTGATTTCCAAGTTGAATAA